Genomic segment of Serinicoccus hydrothermalis:
AGGTCGTACTGCCCCAGCACCTTGGTGGAGATCCACGACAGCAGCCCGGCGACCTCGGTGCCGGTCACCTTGGCGGAGATCGCCTGCGAGGTGGCGCCGATGTCCGGCAGCTCACGGCCCGCCTGCTGCGCCCGGGCGCGGTCGGCGCTGCGCTTCTTGGCGACGACCTCGTCGAGCACCGGCTCCAGCATCGCCCCCATCGAGGCGCAGTTGGCCCGGATCCACCCGGCCCGGTCCACGACGAGCGCCTCGGGGGTGCCCGGGGGGGTCGACAGCTGCGCGGTCTGCGCCACCGGCTCCACGGCACGGGCGGCGGCCGAGCGCAGGTCGGCCACGAGGTCGGCGATCTCGGCGCGGCTCGCCCGCGGCCCGGCCGGGGCCAGGCGGGTCGCCGTCGCGGCGGCGAAGTCCCAGTCGACCAGGGCGCTGCCCCGGACGTCGTCGACGGGCTCCAGGGGGCGGTCGGCCACGGGCTCCAGGTCCTCGCTCATGACCCGACGGTATGCCGTCGCGCGCCGGCCCGGCGAGCCGGGGCGCTGCCCGTCCTCACCCGTCCGGCGACCCTCGTCACTCCGGCTGGCACCCGCACCGGGCCAGCTCGGCCACCACCTCGTCGAGCACCGAGGCGGCCTCGATCGCGGCCGAACCCTCGTCGAGGTCGTCGGCGGTGAGGGCATACACGAGCAGCCTGCCGTCGCGGGTGACCACCGTCCCGGCCAGCGAGCTGACGCCCGGCAGGGTGCCGGTCTTGGCGCGGGCCACGCCCACGGCGGGGTCGTGCCGGTCCAGGTGGAAGCGGGTGGCGAGCGTGCCGGTGTAGCCGGCGATGGGCAGACCACCGGCCGCGAGGACCTTCTGCAGCGCGGGGTGCGAGCCGTCCGCACCCGCCACGAGGACGTCGGCGACGACGCCGACGGGGATCTGCGTGCCGTCGGAGAGCCCGCTGGCGTCGACGATCTGCACGCCGTCCATGTCCAGGCCGTAGTCCTCGCTCACGGTCTGCCGGATCCAGGCGGTGACGTCCTCCTGCTCGGCGCTGCCGCCGTCGGCGACCGCGGCCTGCCGGGCGAGCTGCTCGACCATGGCGTTGTCGCTCGTGGCGAGGGCCAGGGCGAGCACGTCGCGGGCCGCGGCCGACTCGACGCTGGCGAGCTCGGCTGCGTCCTCGGGCGCCTCGACCTCCTGCGCCTCGGCGCCCTCGTCCCCGGCGCCCACGACCTCGATGCCCTCCTCCGCGAGCGCCTCGCGGAAGACCCGCGCGACCTCCTGCTCGGGCGAGGTCGGGGAGGGGTTGAAGGGCAGCGCGCGGTCGCCGGAGCGGCCCAGCTGGACGATGCGCCCGCTCCACCCCTCGCGGATCCAGTGGTCCGACCACGTCGGCATGGCGTCCGGACCCGCGACGTAGGAGAGGTCGAGCCGGACCCGGACCGTCCCCTCGGGGCCGCCGCCCTCCTCCAGCGCGTCCGCGGTCTGCGCCGCCAGGTCGCCGATGCCGGCGTGCCCGGCGACGGCCTCGGGGTCGCCGGCCCCGTCGGCCAGCAGCATGTCGCCGCCGGCGACGATGATCACCTCGTCCGGCTCGGCGCCCGCCACGACCCGGGTGGTGAAGGTGTGGTCGCCCTCCAGACCGGTGACGATCGCGGCGGCGGACAGCAGCTTGGTCGTGGAGGCCGGGGTGACGAGCCGCGAGGAGTGGCGGTCTGCCAGCGACTCACCAGTGAGGGCGTCCCGGATCGCCACGGCGCGCCGGTTGGTGCCCCCGAGCCAGGTGCTGTCGAGCTCGTCGCTGATCTGCATCGACAGGGCCCCGCGGTCCGGCACCGGCGCGGCGGAGACCGGCGCGACCGGGCTGACGGGGGCGGCGACCCGGGGCCGCACCGCCACCGGGCCGGTCGGCGCCTCGGTCGTGGCGCTCGCCTCGTCGGTGGTGGGCGCGGACGTCGTGCTGGCGGGCTCGTCGGGCGCTGCCGTGGTCGCCGCCGACGGCACGGCGGCACCCGCGAGCAGCGCGACCACCGCGGTCGCCGCGAGGGCGTACCGTGGGACTCGCCGGGGCGCGGGGCGCGGGCGCATCACGAGCGTGCTCCACCTCCGTCGTCGTGACCCTCCGGGATGAGGGACACTGAGGTCCGAGCCTATGCCGTCCCCGAGCCAGAGAGAGCAGCAGATGCAGTTCGACGTGACGATCGAGATCCCGCAGGGCAGCCGCAACAAGTACGAGGTCGACCACGAGACCGGTCGTATCCGGCTGGACCGCATGCTGTTCACCGCGACCCGCTACCCCGCCGACTACGGCTACATCGAGGAGACCCTCGGCGAGGACGGCGACCCGCTGGACGCCCTCGTGCTCCTGGACGAGCCGACCTGGCCGGGCTGCCTGGTCCTGGCCCGGCCCATCGGCATGTTCCACATGCGTGACGAGGCCGGCGGCGACGACAAGATCATCTGCGTCCCCGCCGAGGACCCGCGCAAGATGGGCATCCAGAGCCTGGACGACATCGGCACCCACACCCGCCTGGAGATCCAGCACTTCTTCGAGGTCTACAAGGACCTCGAGCCCGGCAAGTCGGTCGAGGGCGCCCACTGGGCCGGCCGCGAGGAGGCCGAGCAGTGCGTCGAGGAGGCCCGCCAGCGGGCCCAGGAGCACGGCGTCTCCACCGCGCGCTGGCCGATGCCGAAGCACTGACCGCGGACCCCGGTCAGGCGGCGCAGCTCGTCGTCGCAGGGAACCGGGGGGTGGGGTATGCCGTCGTAGCGGTGTGCGGGAGCCGGTCTCCCGCCACCGCCGCGCTACGCTTGACCGCGCAGGGCCACTGGCCGAGGTGGTGACGACGGCGCGGCATTCCGCGCAAAAACTAAGGGGAACGACATGACGACCGTGAGCGAGACGAGCGGGGACGACGTGACCGAGGGGGGCCGCAAGGCTCCGTGGCTGCTCATCGGTGGCGGTGTCGCCGCTGCTGCCGTCATCGGGGGAGGCACCGCGTTCGCCCTCATGATGGGTGGCGGCGGGGACCGCCCGGACAGCGTGCTGCCGGGCGAGGTGGCGGCATACGCCCAGATCGACCTCGACCCCTCCGCGGGCCAGAAGGTCGCCGCGGTGCGCTTCTTCCAGGGGCTGGACAGCGACCTCGAGCAGCGCTTCTCCGACGGAGAGTGGCGCGAGTGGGTGTGGGAGCAGCTCGAGGAGCAGGGCGAGGCGCCCGAGGGAGTCTCCTTCGAGGAGGACATCGAGCCCTGGCTCGGCGACCGCGCGGGCGTCGCCATGATGCCCGCCGGTGAGGGCGAGGAGCCGGCCGTCGCGGTGGCGCTCCAGGTCAAGGACGGCGACGCCGCCACGGCCTTCCTCGACGAGCACCTCAGCGACGACGCCGAGGAGCTCGGCTACTACCTCGAGGGCGACTACGTCGTCTTCAGCCAGGCCGACACCCTGGACGCGGTGCGCTCGGCCGCCGAGGCCGGCTCCCTGTCCGACAACGAGGACTTCACCTCCGACATGGAGGACCTCGGCGAGGCCGGTGTCATGGCGATGTGGGCGGACCTGTCCCAGATCGACGACATCGACGCCAGCGCCTTCGACCCGAGCCTGGAGATGACCGAGGAGCAGCTAGGGATGGGGGCGGAGCAGCCCGAGGTCACCGGCCGGATGGCCGCGACCGTGAGGCTCACCCCGGACGCGATCGAGATGCACGGCGTCAGCCGCGGCGTGGCCGGCATGGAGGTGCCGGCGGCCGGTGACGGCGAGCACCTGGTCACCCAGCTCCCGGCCGACACCGCGGTGGCGCTCTCGCTGGAGAACGGCAGCGACATGGTGCAGGCGATGTGGGACTACTACTCCGAGGACTACGCGGAGCAGCTGCAGGAGGCTGCGGACGCCGCCGAGGCGCAGGGCTTCGTGCTGCCGGACGACCTCAAGGTCGCCCTGGGTGAGTCCATGACCCTGGCCGTCGGCCCGGACGTGGTGGGCGCCTTCGCCAACATGTCGCAGACCGACCCGGGCGTCCCGGAGCTGCCGCTGGCCTACCGCGTGACGACCGACACCGAGCGGGCCCAGCAGCTGCTCAACGACAACGGCATGGGCGCCGGCGTCCTCGTCGTGCGTGACGACGACGGCACGCTGACCCTCGGCACCGACCAGGCGTACGTCGACGGCGTCGCCGAGGTCGACGGCGCGACCCTGGGCGAGAGCGACCTGTTCACCCGGGCCGTCGCCGACGCCGGAGAGGCGCAGTCGACCTTCTTCGTCGACGTGGCGCCGTTCGAGGAGTTCTACCTTCCGCAGGTCACCGACGAGAAGGCGCGCACGGCCCTGGAGAAGCTGGCCGCGGTCGGCGCCTCCAGCGTGGTCGAGGAGGGTGGCGACGGCCACTTCACCATGCGCATGGTGGCCGACGAGGAGTGAGCGACGCCTCTTCGGCGGCGCACCGCTGAGCATCACGAGGACAGCCCCCGGCCGACCGCCGGGGGCTGTCCTCGTCCCGGCCGGACTCAGGTTTGGGCAGGCTCGGCACGTTCGGTATCCTCGTCGGGTTGCCCACCGCGGGCAGCACGCCGCCTTAGCTCAGTCGGCCAGAGCGATTCACTCGTAATGAATAGGTCGGGGGTTCGATTCCCCCAGGCGGCTCCACAGCACCGGCCCAGCGCCCTCGACCCCGGTCGGGGGCGTTCTGCTGTCCCTCAGCAGGTGGTGCCGTCGGCGGGGACGGTGCCCTCCAGCAGGTAGGCGTCCACGGCGTCGTCGATGCACTCGTTGGACCGGCCGTAGGCGGTGTGGCCGTCGCCGTCGTAGGTCAGCAGGACGCCGGAGTCCAGGGTGTCCGCCAGTCCCTCGGCCCACTCGTAGGGCGTCGCCGGGTCTCGGGTGGTCCCGATGACGAGGATCGGGTCGGCGCCGGGCGCAGAGTAGTCCTCGACCGTCTCGGTGGCCTGCACCGGCCACACCCCGCAGGCACCCTCCCCCGCGAGGTAGCGGCCCCACGTCGGGGAGACCTCCTCGAACTGCTGCTCCACCGCTGCCGAGTCGAGATCCTCCTCCTCGGCGCTGGCCGGCCGGTCCAGGCAGTTGACGGCATAGATCGACTGCATGCCGTTGCCCTCGTAGCTGCCGTCGCTGCCCCGGCTGGCGTAGAGGTTCGCGAGGTACATGAGCATGGTCCCGTCCCCGGCGAAGGCCTGCTCGAAGGCCTGGGACAGCACCGGCCAGGCGTTCTCGTCGTACATCGCGACGATGATGCCGTACATCCCCCAGCCCTCGGTCAGCACCGACGCCGCGTCGCCCTCGACCGGCAGCGGTGCGGCGTCGAGCTCGTCGAGGAAGGCCGGTATGCGCGCCATCGCCGACTCCACGTCCGACCCCAGGGGGCACTCACCCCCGGCGACGCAGTCCTCGACGTAGGCCCGGGTCGCGCGCTCGAAGCCCTCGGCCTGACCCAGCCCCATCTCGAGCCCGCTGAGGTCGGGCTCGATGGCGCCGTCCAGCACCATCCGGCCGACCCGGTCGGGGAAGAGCGCGGCATACGTCGTGCCGAGGAAGGTGCCGTAGGAGGCACCGAGGTAGGACAGCTGCTCGTCCCCGAGCGCGGCCCGCAGCACGTCCATGTCGCGGGCCGCCTCCACCGTCGAGACGTGCCCGAGCAGGTCGGGCGCCCGCTCCTCGCACGCCTGCGCGAAGTCCTCGACAAGCTGCTCGGAGGCCTCCTCCTCGGTCGCGTCGTCCGGGGAGGGGTCCGAGGAGAGGAACTCGTCCATCTGCTCGTCCTCGAAGCAGGTGATGGGTGCCGAGCGCGCGACCCCGCGCGGGTCGAAGCCCACGACGTCGTAGGCCTCGAGCACCTCGCTGCTGACCGCCATCCCCGACAGCTTCGCGTAGTCGACGCCGGAGCCACCCGGACCGCCCGGGTTGACCACGAGCGACCCGAGGGTGTCGCCGGACGCCGCGGAGCGCAGCAGGGCCAGGTCGATGGTCTGCCCGTCCGGCTCCTCGTAGTCGACGGGGACGGTGAGCGAGGCGCACTCGAAGTCACCCTCGCAGCTGCTCCACGTGAGCTCCTGGGAGTAGAACTCCTCCAGCCCCTCCGGGGCTCCCTGCGCGAGCGGCGTCGAGGCCGCACCCGCCTCCGGGGCCGCGTCGGCGCTGCTGGTCTGCCCCTCCTGCTCCTGCTCCTCCTGCTGTCCCGGCGTGCAGGCCGCGAGCAGCGAGAACGCGCTGAGCCCGGCCACCATCCTGACCGTCGTCGACGTCCGCACCAGCGATCCCATGCCTTCCCTCGTCGTCTCACCCCCGGGGCGGGAGCAAGCCAATCATCATCGCCTCCAGGACCAGCAGGGGCGCGCCGTT
This window contains:
- a CDS encoding D-alanyl-D-alanine carboxypeptidase/D-alanyl-D-alanine-endopeptidase, with amino-acid sequence MRPRPAPRRVPRYALAATAVVALLAGAAVPSAATTAAPDEPASTTSAPTTDEASATTEAPTGPVAVRPRVAAPVSPVAPVSAAPVPDRGALSMQISDELDSTWLGGTNRRAVAIRDALTGESLADRHSSRLVTPASTTKLLSAAAIVTGLEGDHTFTTRVVAGAEPDEVIIVAGGDMLLADGAGDPEAVAGHAGIGDLAAQTADALEEGGGPEGTVRVRLDLSYVAGPDAMPTWSDHWIREGWSGRIVQLGRSGDRALPFNPSPTSPEQEVARVFREALAEEGIEVVGAGDEGAEAQEVEAPEDAAELASVESAAARDVLALALATSDNAMVEQLARQAAVADGGSAEQEDVTAWIRQTVSEDYGLDMDGVQIVDASGLSDGTQIPVGVVADVLVAGADGSHPALQKVLAAGGLPIAGYTGTLATRFHLDRHDPAVGVARAKTGTLPGVSSLAGTVVTRDGRLLVYALTADDLDEGSAAIEAASVLDEVVAELARCGCQPE
- a CDS encoding alpha/beta hydrolase, which translates into the protein MGSLVRTSTTVRMVAGLSAFSLLAACTPGQQEEQEQEGQTSSADAAPEAGAASTPLAQGAPEGLEEFYSQELTWSSCEGDFECASLTVPVDYEEPDGQTIDLALLRSAASGDTLGSLVVNPGGPGGSGVDYAKLSGMAVSSEVLEAYDVVGFDPRGVARSAPITCFEDEQMDEFLSSDPSPDDATEEEASEQLVEDFAQACEERAPDLLGHVSTVEAARDMDVLRAALGDEQLSYLGASYGTFLGTTYAALFPDRVGRMVLDGAIEPDLSGLEMGLGQAEGFERATRAYVEDCVAGGECPLGSDVESAMARIPAFLDELDAAPLPVEGDAASVLTEGWGMYGIIVAMYDENAWPVLSQAFEQAFAGDGTMLMYLANLYASRGSDGSYEGNGMQSIYAVNCLDRPASAEEEDLDSAAVEQQFEEVSPTWGRYLAGEGACGVWPVQATETVEDYSAPGADPILVIGTTRDPATPYEWAEGLADTLDSGVLLTYDGDGHTAYGRSNECIDDAVDAYLLEGTVPADGTTC
- a CDS encoding DUF3352 domain-containing protein, translating into MTTVSETSGDDVTEGGRKAPWLLIGGGVAAAAVIGGGTAFALMMGGGGDRPDSVLPGEVAAYAQIDLDPSAGQKVAAVRFFQGLDSDLEQRFSDGEWREWVWEQLEEQGEAPEGVSFEEDIEPWLGDRAGVAMMPAGEGEEPAVAVALQVKDGDAATAFLDEHLSDDAEELGYYLEGDYVVFSQADTLDAVRSAAEAGSLSDNEDFTSDMEDLGEAGVMAMWADLSQIDDIDASAFDPSLEMTEEQLGMGAEQPEVTGRMAATVRLTPDAIEMHGVSRGVAGMEVPAAGDGEHLVTQLPADTAVALSLENGSDMVQAMWDYYSEDYAEQLQEAADAAEAQGFVLPDDLKVALGESMTLAVGPDVVGAFANMSQTDPGVPELPLAYRVTTDTERAQQLLNDNGMGAGVLVVRDDDGTLTLGTDQAYVDGVAEVDGATLGESDLFTRAVADAGEAQSTFFVDVAPFEEFYLPQVTDEKARTALEKLAAVGASSVVEEGGDGHFTMRMVADEE
- a CDS encoding inorganic diphosphatase; translated protein: MQFDVTIEIPQGSRNKYEVDHETGRIRLDRMLFTATRYPADYGYIEETLGEDGDPLDALVLLDEPTWPGCLVLARPIGMFHMRDEAGGDDKIICVPAEDPRKMGIQSLDDIGTHTRLEIQHFFEVYKDLEPGKSVEGAHWAGREEAEQCVEEARQRAQEHGVSTARWPMPKH